One genomic region from Thermoplasmatales archaeon encodes:
- a CDS encoding Zn-ribbon domain-containing OB-fold protein, whose protein sequence is MKTSTEKAKETIKKELKSEPLESVIDSIISEKVDINPSVLEREKYFEIPDKMVMFYKYSYGEQSFFFSELMNHAQLYGSKCKNCGIVHFPPRFICSECYGETEWVKVSNEGTVLSSTTSWYATSEFFNKVPYAVGYIKPLDADTGILQRIDLKENETVDPGTKVTAKFKENRRGTVSDFWYEIME, encoded by the coding sequence ATGAAGACGTCGACCGAAAAGGCCAAAGAGACCATAAAGAAGGAACTCAAATCTGAGCCCCTGGAAAGTGTGATAGACAGCATCATCTCCGAGAAGGTCGATATCAACCCGTCTGTTCTGGAACGCGAGAAATATTTCGAGATACCTGATAAAATGGTTATGTTTTACAAGTACAGTTACGGTGAACAGTCGTTCTTTTTTTCAGAACTCATGAATCACGCACAGTTATATGGTTCAAAGTGCAAGAACTGCGGAATTGTACATTTTCCTCCTAGGTTCATATGTTCTGAATGTTATGGTGAAACAGAATGGGTGAAGGTTAGCAACGAGGGGACTGTCCTGTCCAGCACAACTTCATGGTATGCAACCTCCGAGTTTTTCAATAAAGTTCCGTACGCCGTTGGTTACATTAAGCCCCTAGATGCAGATACTGGAATACTACAGAGAATAGATCTTAAAGAAAATGAAACCGTTGATCCTGGCACTAAGGTTACTGCCAAGTTCAAGGAAAATAGAAGGGGGACTGTTTCCGATTTTTGGTATGAAATAATGGAGTAA
- a CDS encoding AMP-binding protein, whose translation MLNISEVLDRSSEKWPNKDFINFNNRVFTFGSFREEVLRWVFYLRKSGIKAGDVISVFSKNRPEMPELWIAANRIGAIFSPYNFNLKIDELKTLVNNSKPSVMFTDSSLTADLGTKIVRFDEVNLSDTDEFLIETAPDDVSTLLYTSGTESSPKGVMNTHLNWYSSLISSIHDLDWQHEDVYLLSIPLYHVAGLYTFLGFMNVGATIVLEAIPNPTEIISLINRYNVTYLIFPPTVFIGLSQVVKMPFSSVKKCISFGAFISESQFNDVSKIFPTVQWRNYYGMTETTPMGTTLQPSFFEGRKESIGKPHINTSLKLVKEDGNEAKSGEVGEIWMRGPTVAKGYFKDEKRTKAYFEGGWYKSGDLAVMDKDGFLYFVDRKKDIIRTGGENVPSVEVERELLSYKSIAEAAVVGIKHPYWIEAVTAFVTAKKDQKVNAEEVIEYLKQRIANYKVPKKIIVLDSLPHSAGGKILKKELREDFRDLYFSNEMKK comes from the coding sequence ATGTTGAACATCTCGGAAGTTCTGGATCGATCTTCGGAAAAATGGCCAAACAAAGATTTTATAAATTTTAACAACAGAGTATTTACATTCGGAAGCTTCCGGGAAGAGGTGTTACGGTGGGTCTTCTATTTAAGGAAGTCTGGCATAAAAGCTGGCGACGTAATCTCTGTCTTTTCAAAGAACCGACCAGAGATGCCCGAGCTATGGATTGCTGCAAATCGCATAGGTGCGATATTTTCTCCCTATAATTTCAATCTGAAAATTGATGAGTTAAAGACACTCGTCAATAATTCTAAGCCCTCAGTAATGTTCACAGATTCGTCTCTAACGGCTGACTTAGGTACAAAGATAGTGAGATTTGATGAGGTGAACCTTTCAGATACTGACGAGTTCCTAATCGAGACAGCACCAGACGATGTTTCAACACTTCTTTATACTTCAGGAACCGAGTCTTCCCCTAAAGGAGTTATGAACACCCATCTGAACTGGTACAGTTCACTGATTAGTTCCATCCATGACCTTGACTGGCAGCATGAAGATGTCTACTTGCTAAGCATTCCATTGTATCATGTAGCTGGTCTGTACACATTCTTGGGATTTATGAATGTGGGTGCGACAATTGTGCTTGAGGCCATTCCGAATCCGACAGAAATAATTTCTCTTATAAATAGATATAATGTCACATATCTCATCTTTCCTCCCACTGTTTTTATCGGATTGTCACAAGTCGTAAAGATGCCGTTTAGCTCTGTGAAGAAATGTATAAGCTTTGGAGCTTTTATAAGCGAATCGCAATTCAATGACGTCTCCAAAATATTTCCGACCGTTCAATGGAGGAATTACTATGGGATGACTGAGACGACGCCGATGGGAACAACCCTTCAACCGAGTTTTTTTGAAGGTAGAAAGGAGTCCATAGGCAAGCCACACATCAACACATCATTGAAACTTGTGAAGGAGGATGGAAACGAAGCAAAGAGTGGAGAGGTAGGGGAAATATGGATGAGGGGACCTACTGTGGCAAAAGGTTATTTTAAAGATGAAAAGAGGACTAAAGCATACTTTGAAGGTGGGTGGTACAAGTCTGGTGATCTTGCAGTAATGGATAAGGATGGTTTCCTTTACTTTGTGGATAGGAAAAAGGATATCATACGCACAGGAGGGGAAAACGTTCCATCAGTGGAAGTGGAAAGGGAACTTCTCAGCTATAAATCCATAGCAGAGGCTGCCGTAGTTGGCATAAAACATCCCTACTGGATTGAGGCTGTTACCGCTTTTGTTACGGCCAAGAAGGATCAGAAAGTCAACGCAGAAGAAGTCATAGAGTATCTTAAACAGAGGATAGCAAATTATAAGGTGCCAAAGAAGATTATTGTTCTTGACTCTTTGCCCCACAGTGCTGGCGGAAAGATACTCAAAAAGGAGCTCAGGGAAGATTTCAGGGATCTCTACTTCAGTAATGAGATGAAAAAATGA
- a CDS encoding acyl--CoA ligase has product MVSLASYLDRSVLEHAKNIAVEESGRQITYNEYGLMAEKLSLYLSNIGLSRNDRIGILLPMSVDYLVSFYAAWKIGAVAVPINNRFSADDIEFVMRDAHLKGLFLSAPEKEKLAPLLGQNQSIKLVIQGNEHEDNSFSHIYANEQSGGTSDESWALDDDDAMIMYTSGTTGKPKGVRQSHRNNSASIHMVMDAWKLKETDILLNNVPLFHVGGLQCGTFPAMFSGGKVILLPKWNATDWLDLSINRKATWSGLVSTMVVDTVNAIKSRENIRRDEFSYRFIFFGGSPTPSPVISYFEKFFKIPLREIYGLTEATGLVISYDEGQTWKLGSMGYIMRQVAKYRVVKPESLGKNSTLIDSKEGVLLLQGDTITTGYLNRAELDQERFIDGWFNTKDIVRIDDSNLMYYLGRIDEMIISGGENVYPQEVESLIASHPGVKEVAVIGTPHERWIEAVTAIVVPKNDELSPDDVIKFCEESTSLASYKWPKRVFVVNELPKTGSGKINKAALKEVYANKNYQPN; this is encoded by the coding sequence ATGGTTAGTCTTGCATCCTACCTAGACAGATCGGTCTTAGAACACGCTAAGAATATTGCTGTAGAAGAATCTGGAAGACAGATTACTTACAATGAGTACGGCTTAATGGCCGAGAAACTGTCGCTCTACCTGTCCAATATAGGGCTCTCTAGAAATGACAGGATTGGTATATTATTGCCAATGTCTGTAGATTACCTCGTATCGTTCTATGCAGCTTGGAAGATTGGTGCCGTTGCAGTTCCAATAAATAACAGGTTTTCTGCGGACGATATCGAATTTGTGATGAGGGACGCTCACCTGAAAGGACTTTTTCTCTCAGCTCCAGAAAAAGAGAAACTTGCTCCTTTGCTAGGGCAGAATCAGTCAATAAAGCTTGTCATCCAAGGTAATGAACATGAAGACAACAGTTTCAGCCACATATATGCAAATGAACAATCAGGAGGAACATCTGACGAAAGTTGGGCCCTAGATGATGATGACGCTATGATTATGTATACCAGCGGAACTACCGGAAAACCAAAGGGAGTCAGACAAAGCCATAGAAATAACTCGGCATCTATCCATATGGTAATGGACGCCTGGAAATTGAAAGAAACGGATATTCTTCTTAACAATGTACCATTATTCCATGTAGGAGGTCTTCAATGTGGAACTTTTCCCGCAATGTTTTCAGGAGGAAAAGTAATTCTTCTGCCAAAGTGGAACGCAACTGATTGGCTAGATCTATCCATAAATAGAAAAGCCACATGGTCTGGGCTAGTCTCTACAATGGTAGTGGACACTGTTAATGCAATAAAGTCTCGAGAAAATATACGAAGGGATGAATTCAGCTACAGATTCATTTTCTTTGGAGGCTCTCCTACTCCTAGTCCCGTTATTTCGTATTTTGAGAAATTCTTTAAGATCCCTCTAAGAGAAATATATGGTCTTACGGAGGCCACAGGCCTTGTTATCTCTTATGATGAAGGGCAAACATGGAAACTAGGATCAATGGGGTACATTATGAGACAAGTAGCGAAATACAGAGTGGTGAAGCCGGAAAGTCTTGGTAAGAATAGTACACTAATAGATAGCAAGGAAGGTGTCTTGTTACTGCAAGGGGATACGATAACCACGGGTTACCTTAATAGGGCTGAACTGGATCAGGAGCGTTTCATAGATGGTTGGTTCAATACGAAAGACATAGTAAGAATTGACGATAGCAATTTAATGTATTATCTTGGAAGAATCGATGAAATGATTATTTCTGGAGGAGAAAACGTATATCCACAGGAAGTTGAAAGCCTAATTGCATCGCATCCGGGTGTGAAAGAAGTCGCGGTTATAGGGACTCCGCATGAGAGATGGATCGAAGCAGTAACTGCAATCGTTGTGCCAAAAAATGATGAACTGTCCCCTGATGATGTAATAAAATTCTGTGAAGAAAGTACTTCCCTGGCGTCATACAAATGGCCAAAACGTGTCTTCGTAGTCAATGAACTTCCGAAGACGGGTAGTGGAAAGATTAACAAGGCTGCCCTGAAGGAAGTTTATGCCAATAAGAATTATCAACCTAATTGA
- a CDS encoding thiolase domain-containing protein (Catalyzes the synthesis of acetoacetyl coenzyme A from two molecules of acetyl coenzyme A. It can also act as a thiolase, catalyzing the reverse reaction and generating two-carbon units from the four-carbon product of fatty acid oxidation) — MKSYTELKNEKRRVAVIGTGQTKFEARVPNKTYYELALEAAMMATKDAEIAPGSIDSVVYGIYNDLFERQIMPDTYIHDYLGMYGKPGIRITTGGATGGYAFRAGYSEVASGLSDLTMVIGVEKAQDCYDWAQGKTTPEVIKSIAYSADMTWEFPLGTSAASSYAILASAHMKKYGTTEEQAALVSVKNHGNAMDNPFAQSPMKITVDDVMQSRMISFPFKMLDCSLYTEGAYALILANEEKVKELAVKEPVWVMGIGSSNDKSFTGSRTVNDRMGKYGDIADLRNHYESAAQAYKMAGIQNPRKVIDVAELHDAFSMTEIQAYEAMGFCDRGKGGKFIEDGVPMKDGDLPVSPSGGLLGAGHAVGATGVMQIGEIVNQLRQRAGKRQVEIKKGIGVAHSIGGPGSSYCSVSVLGVK; from the coding sequence ATGAAATCGTACACAGAATTAAAAAATGAAAAGAGAAGGGTGGCAGTTATCGGAACAGGACAGACAAAATTTGAGGCGAGAGTTCCAAACAAGACATATTACGAACTTGCACTAGAAGCCGCCATGATGGCAACCAAGGACGCGGAAATTGCTCCGGGAAGTATCGATTCGGTAGTTTACGGAATATACAATGACCTGTTTGAGAGACAGATAATGCCGGACACATACATACATGACTATCTTGGAATGTACGGAAAACCAGGAATAAGAATAACAACTGGTGGGGCAACCGGAGGCTATGCATTCAGAGCGGGATATTCTGAGGTAGCTTCTGGTCTCTCAGATCTTACAATGGTAATAGGTGTCGAAAAGGCCCAGGACTGTTACGACTGGGCGCAAGGCAAGACAACGCCTGAAGTTATAAAGTCAATCGCATACAGTGCGGATATGACATGGGAATTTCCTCTGGGGACCTCTGCAGCCTCATCATATGCCATACTTGCGTCGGCACATATGAAAAAGTATGGCACAACCGAGGAGCAGGCTGCGTTGGTGAGCGTAAAAAACCACGGAAATGCCATGGATAACCCATTTGCCCAGAGTCCCATGAAGATCACCGTTGATGATGTAATGCAGTCTAGGATGATATCCTTCCCATTCAAAATGCTTGACTGTTCACTTTACACCGAGGGCGCATATGCACTGATTCTTGCTAACGAAGAAAAAGTCAAGGAGCTTGCAGTTAAAGAACCCGTATGGGTAATGGGAATTGGGTCATCCAATGACAAGTCTTTTACAGGATCTAGAACTGTGAACGACCGTATGGGTAAATACGGAGACATAGCTGATCTGAGGAATCACTATGAATCTGCGGCACAAGCTTACAAAATGGCTGGCATTCAGAATCCAAGAAAAGTTATTGACGTCGCGGAGCTTCACGATGCCTTCAGTATGACGGAGATTCAGGCCTACGAGGCCATGGGGTTCTGTGACAGGGGAAAGGGAGGCAAATTCATAGAGGATGGTGTACCAATGAAGGATGGTGATCTTCCGGTATCGCCGTCAGGTGGTCTTCTCGGAGCTGGTCACGCAGTTGGCGCAACCGGGGTAATGCAGATAGGTGAGATCGTAAACCAGCTAAGACAAAGGGCTGGGAAGAGGCAGGTCGAAATAAAAAAAGGCATAGGAGTAGCACATTCAATAGGCGGACCGGGTTCATCATATTGCTCTGTTTCTGTGTTAGGGGTGAAATAA
- a CDS encoding MFS transporter, with amino-acid sequence MVETATKRINTRREIITASMVGTILEWYGIFIFSSGAIYIAATFYPSVTRTEALLLTLLTFALGFITRPVGAFVFGHFGDRLGRRNVLLVTLLISGISTGITGLLPGYVSIGIWAIILLVILRLILGFGLGGEWGGAMLLTLENFKGRRGFWSSFVQSTVGIGLLIGTAIFLLLELILPTKAMYSYGWRIPFILSFVILAIGFLIRYRLTETPIFEAAKAEKKILGLPAKQLFKRNWREVLSGTLLAGSSGNFFYFAISLLPAVFEVKGIVSVTVGLIAVSIFAIMDIIFVFIGGVLSDKHGRRVLLIVANAIALIILYPSIYIYNPYLFTMFLAIFGVAHGLSYSPLAAFISEVFPTNVRYSGNSFSYQFGNAFIGGPAPYASDALGIIAYPLYPVFTIVFIVTAFVTIAKIKETKDRDMNVASDPGT; translated from the coding sequence ATGGTTGAAACAGCAACCAAGCGTATTAACACGAGACGTGAGATTATTACCGCTTCAATGGTTGGAACGATACTTGAATGGTATGGAATTTTTATATTTTCAAGCGGCGCAATCTATATTGCTGCTACTTTTTATCCTTCCGTAACTAGAACTGAAGCTTTGTTGCTAACGCTTTTAACGTTTGCGCTGGGGTTCATTACCAGACCTGTTGGCGCATTTGTATTTGGACACTTTGGAGATAGGCTTGGAAGAAGAAATGTACTTTTGGTCACACTGCTTATTTCCGGGATATCTACGGGGATCACAGGACTCTTACCTGGTTATGTTAGCATCGGTATTTGGGCAATAATACTCCTCGTAATCCTTAGATTAATTCTCGGTTTTGGACTTGGTGGTGAATGGGGTGGTGCAATGTTGCTCACTCTAGAAAATTTCAAGGGAAGAAGAGGATTTTGGTCATCATTCGTTCAATCTACTGTTGGAATTGGTTTATTGATAGGGACAGCAATTTTCTTGCTGCTGGAGTTGATACTCCCTACTAAGGCCATGTATTCGTATGGCTGGCGAATACCGTTTATTCTAAGCTTTGTAATCCTTGCAATAGGGTTCCTAATCAGGTACAGACTAACAGAAACCCCAATATTTGAAGCGGCAAAAGCTGAGAAAAAGATATTGGGCTTACCGGCTAAGCAGCTTTTTAAGCGCAACTGGAGAGAGGTGCTTAGCGGAACCCTTCTGGCAGGTTCAAGCGGGAACTTCTTCTATTTTGCTATATCACTGCTTCCGGCAGTTTTTGAAGTTAAAGGGATTGTGAGCGTTACTGTTGGCCTGATAGCAGTTTCTATCTTTGCAATAATGGATATAATATTTGTATTCATTGGTGGTGTGCTATCCGATAAACACGGAAGACGTGTTCTACTAATTGTTGCGAATGCAATAGCTCTTATCATCTTATATCCTTCAATATACATTTATAATCCGTACTTGTTTACAATGTTTCTTGCTATTTTTGGAGTTGCACACGGGCTGAGTTATTCTCCATTAGCTGCTTTTATATCTGAGGTTTTTCCAACAAATGTGAGGTATTCTGGCAATTCATTCAGTTATCAATTTGGTAACGCCTTTATCGGCGGTCCCGCCCCATATGCCTCAGACGCATTGGGAATAATTGCTTATCCATTGTATCCTGTATTCACCATAGTATTCATTGTAACTGCATTTGTTACCATAGCGAAGATAAAGGAAACAAAAGATCGTGATATGAACGTGGCTAGTGATCCTGGCACATAA
- a CDS encoding FkbM family methyltransferase has protein sequence MVGISTIRNVYRFRKHLKNWPNAVFAFYVKKFPFEAIYRDGTKYYIKYLNHLWMASYGFKFEYGDDESIIFPYEGRTLRFLGTRNNGSIGDVFVEKELSVLDVKGRVVIDIGANIGDSTVYFVIMGAEKVIAIEPFPFTFDLLKKNITINGVQDKVKILNFAMGGKTEIIKISPAAKNTVGLRATEFPGGTPIKVITFETLTKDYNINNAVLKCDCEGCEYDLINNMSNNDFDKVDEVLIEYHNGLNSLDEILEKNGYVTKIVRKGKNMGLLIGKKK, from the coding sequence ATGGTTGGGATATCTACAATAAGGAATGTTTATAGATTTCGTAAGCATTTAAAAAATTGGCCAAATGCAGTTTTTGCTTTTTATGTTAAGAAATTCCCTTTCGAAGCCATTTATAGGGATGGGACGAAATATTATATAAAATATCTAAACCACCTATGGATGGCTTCGTATGGCTTTAAATTTGAATATGGCGACGATGAATCAATAATTTTCCCCTACGAAGGAAGAACTTTAAGGTTCTTGGGGACTAGAAATAACGGTTCAATAGGTGATGTCTTTGTTGAAAAAGAATTAAGCGTGTTAGATGTTAAGGGGCGAGTAGTAATTGATATAGGCGCAAACATAGGAGATTCGACTGTTTACTTTGTTATTATGGGTGCTGAAAAAGTAATTGCCATAGAACCTTTTCCCTTTACATTTGATCTCCTTAAGAAGAATATAACCATAAATGGAGTTCAAGATAAAGTCAAAATCTTGAACTTTGCCATGGGAGGAAAAACTGAGATAATTAAGATTTCTCCTGCTGCAAAAAACACAGTGGGTCTTAGAGCAACAGAGTTTCCTGGAGGGACACCCATTAAAGTTATCACGTTTGAAACTTTAACAAAAGATTACAACATAAATAATGCCGTTTTGAAATGTGATTGTGAGGGTTGTGAATATGATCTAATAAATAATATGAGTAACAACGACTTTGACAAAGTTGATGAAGTCTTAATTGAATACCATAATGGGCTAAATTCCTTAGACGAAATACTTGAAAAGAATGGCTATGTTACTAAAATTGTGAGAAAAGGAAAAAATATGGGTCTTTTAATAGGAAAGAAAAAATGA
- a CDS encoding hydantoinase B/oxoprolinase family protein has product MKNLFTFQVISNTLYYASEEMGIALRNSAYSPNIKERMDHSAAIFDDRGHLLAQAEHIPVHLGSLPWGLKNTLEYIARENIEIKNGDMILVNNPYISGTHLNDVTLIRPIFFDEKLVAFAANKAHHSDIGGKVPGSINFDGKSIFEEGFIINPVMLIRGEEFDDGILSMFSSNSRNPYERIGDLKAQVAANYTGERRVIEVIRKYGISNFTESIDYYLNYAEALAKSKLRKLKNGKYSAVDYLEAPDGRDLRLSVTVSVGDNQIEVNYDGTDAQVEVPLNAVLGVTISGVFFVFRSIMGEDVPVNDGTFRMFSIKVPSGTILNPTFPAPVSGGNVETSQRNADLLYLALSKADPAEIPAASGGSMNNIMMGGFYRSKSWAFYETIGVGLGGKLGKDGVDGIHSNMTNTMNTPIEEIERNMPIVMKRYEFRENSSGPGRYRGGSGIIRSFGIREGLVTVTVLSERERHKPWGLQGGFPGESTEVRIYSNGKSRKGHTKGTYYLKENEIFEIRTAGGGGYGSPAQRSKTKVLEDLDSGIISKKFANTYYKNL; this is encoded by the coding sequence GTGAAGAACCTCTTTACTTTTCAGGTTATAAGCAACACCCTCTATTACGCTAGTGAGGAAATGGGAATAGCTCTGAGGAATTCGGCATATTCTCCCAATATTAAAGAAAGAATGGATCATTCTGCAGCGATATTCGATGATAGAGGCCATCTATTGGCACAGGCAGAACACATCCCTGTTCATCTAGGTTCTCTGCCCTGGGGTTTGAAAAACACTTTGGAATACATAGCAAGGGAGAACATCGAGATAAAAAATGGAGATATGATCCTTGTTAACAACCCGTACATTTCAGGGACCCATCTGAATGATGTTACTCTGATCAGACCCATCTTTTTTGATGAAAAACTTGTTGCATTTGCGGCGAATAAAGCACATCATTCGGATATTGGAGGCAAGGTACCTGGAAGCATAAACTTTGATGGTAAGTCAATATTCGAAGAGGGGTTCATAATTAATCCTGTGATGCTCATAAGAGGAGAGGAATTTGATGACGGTATACTATCCATGTTTTCTTCAAATTCAAGAAATCCTTACGAGAGGATTGGAGATCTTAAGGCTCAGGTGGCTGCTAATTATACCGGTGAACGGAGAGTTATTGAGGTAATACGCAAATACGGCATCAGCAATTTTACAGAATCTATAGATTACTATCTCAATTATGCTGAAGCTTTAGCAAAATCTAAGCTGAGAAAACTGAAAAATGGTAAATACAGCGCTGTAGACTATCTTGAAGCTCCGGATGGAAGAGATCTCAGGCTTTCAGTTACGGTAAGTGTTGGGGATAATCAGATAGAAGTAAATTACGATGGCACAGATGCTCAGGTAGAAGTACCTCTGAATGCGGTTCTTGGTGTAACCATATCTGGGGTATTCTTTGTCTTTAGAAGCATCATGGGCGAAGATGTTCCTGTGAATGACGGTACATTTAGGATGTTTAGCATTAAAGTTCCATCAGGTACAATCTTAAACCCAACTTTTCCAGCCCCAGTTTCTGGAGGCAACGTAGAAACAAGCCAGAGAAATGCAGACTTGCTTTATCTAGCTTTGAGCAAAGCCGATCCGGCGGAGATTCCCGCAGCTTCAGGGGGCTCTATGAATAACATAATGATGGGGGGCTTTTATAGATCCAAGTCGTGGGCGTTCTACGAGACGATAGGCGTCGGTTTAGGCGGAAAGTTGGGTAAAGATGGAGTTGACGGAATACACTCAAACATGACCAATACTATGAATACTCCTATTGAAGAGATAGAGAGGAACATGCCCATAGTCATGAAGAGATATGAGTTCAGGGAGAACAGTAGCGGACCAGGGAGATATAGGGGTGGCTCAGGCATCATACGTTCTTTTGGAATACGAGAAGGGCTAGTCACCGTAACAGTGCTTTCGGAGAGGGAACGGCACAAACCATGGGGCCTTCAAGGCGGATTTCCTGGCGAGAGTACAGAAGTTCGGATATACAGTAACGGAAAATCAAGAAAAGGTCATACAAAGGGAACTTACTATCTGAAGGAAAATGAAATATTCGAGATTAGGACTGCAGGTGGAGGCGGATACGGTTCACCTGCTCAGAGGAGTAAAACAAAGGTTTTGGAGGATCTTGATTCTGGAATAATAAGCAAAAAATTTGCAAATACTTATTACAAAAATTTATGA
- a CDS encoding hydantoinase/oxoprolinase family protein, translated as MPNYYLGIDIGGTFTDVVIFDPDNLNLNIIKVPSTPEEPEMAVINAINSMNIDKHSIKMINHASTVATNSLLTRTGLAKSALITNEGFKDVLEIGRQRRSEIYNLNFERPVPLIPRKYRFTIHGRVLSDGTEKEPIEEDEIDALRKKIEGLGIEGVAISLLNSYVNDSQEKKVKKHFEGFKGYVFASHEIDMQYREYERTSTTVVNTVLSKLVSGYLGRLRNNLERNGVLAPVYMMGSNGGLNTLSYAERVPISVIESGPSAGVLASAYYSRLLGDNNVITFDMGGTTAKAGVVIDGNPDISYEFEAAGKTHSGRSIKGSGYVVRFPFVDLAEVSAGGGTIAWVDEGNSLRVGPLSAGSVPGPAAYGLGGENPTITDANVILGRLNPDFLLGGKMKIYSDLAKEILKTKIADILNMSTVEAAGGIIKLINNSMAKAISIVSVERGRDPRDFTLYSFGGAGPLHACDLAEELEIREIFVPEHAGLFSAYGLLSVDMLRNYTVPVTGQEDLDEKFRKIESEVRRQLENEGFNSIDIFKYVDMRYTGQSYEITIEHGSKDAEEFKLEYKRRYGYSSDDPIEIVNARVSGKVQMPKIRIVKHEAANTKPQNNVRKVWFNGTFIDTPVYTWNTIQPYYSDKGPAIIEGYDSTAVVNPGWRWSTDEYLNLRMVRK; from the coding sequence ATGCCAAATTACTACCTTGGAATAGACATAGGTGGAACCTTTACAGATGTAGTAATATTTGATCCGGATAACCTGAATTTAAATATAATAAAGGTACCAAGTACCCCTGAGGAACCGGAAATGGCTGTTATTAACGCCATAAATTCAATGAACATTGACAAACACTCAATAAAGATGATAAATCATGCAAGTACCGTCGCCACGAATTCACTTTTGACAAGAACAGGTCTAGCCAAGTCAGCCCTAATAACCAACGAAGGATTCAAAGATGTCCTTGAGATAGGTCGTCAACGGAGATCTGAGATATACAACTTAAATTTTGAAAGACCAGTACCATTGATACCTAGGAAGTACCGCTTCACTATTCACGGAAGAGTTTTGTCCGATGGCACCGAAAAAGAACCAATTGAAGAGGATGAAATTGATGCCCTCAGGAAAAAGATAGAAGGTTTGGGTATAGAGGGTGTGGCTATTTCACTCTTAAATTCATATGTCAACGATAGCCAGGAAAAGAAAGTCAAGAAGCATTTTGAGGGTTTCAAGGGTTACGTATTTGCATCACATGAAATAGATATGCAGTACAGGGAGTATGAAAGGACTAGCACAACTGTGGTAAACACAGTTCTCTCCAAACTTGTTTCCGGATATCTTGGTAGGCTTCGAAACAATCTTGAACGGAATGGCGTTCTGGCCCCTGTCTATATGATGGGCTCCAATGGCGGTCTTAACACGCTATCTTATGCAGAGAGAGTTCCGATATCCGTAATCGAATCCGGACCATCAGCTGGTGTTCTAGCATCTGCCTACTACAGCAGGCTATTGGGGGACAATAACGTAATTACTTTTGACATGGGAGGAACCACAGCTAAGGCGGGGGTAGTCATAGACGGGAACCCCGACATATCATACGAATTCGAGGCGGCAGGCAAGACCCACAGTGGAAGATCGATAAAGGGAAGCGGTTATGTTGTTAGATTTCCTTTTGTTGATCTAGCCGAAGTTAGTGCAGGTGGCGGTACCATTGCATGGGTGGATGAAGGCAATTCATTAAGGGTAGGCCCTCTCAGTGCAGGTTCTGTTCCAGGTCCTGCTGCATACGGTCTCGGTGGTGAAAACCCAACGATAACAGACGCTAACGTAATACTTGGAAGACTAAACCCGGATTTCCTGCTTGGCGGAAAGATGAAGATATATTCTGATTTGGCCAAGGAAATTCTCAAGACCAAAATAGCTGATATTTTGAACATGAGTACAGTAGAAGCGGCCGGTGGAATAATTAAGTTGATAAATAACTCTATGGCAAAGGCCATATCGATTGTCAGTGTTGAAAGGGGAAGAGATCCAAGAGATTTCACTCTTTATTCCTTTGGCGGTGCGGGTCCATTGCATGCATGCGATCTGGCCGAGGAACTTGAAATAAGGGAAATCTTTGTTCCTGAGCACGCAGGTCTCTTTTCTGCATATGGTCTTCTTTCAGTAGACATGCTTAGGAACTACACTGTTCCGGTGACCGGTCAAGAGGATCTAGATGAAAAATTCAGGAAAATAGAAAGTGAGGTCAGAAGGCAATTGGAAAATGAAGGATTTAACTCGATAGATATATTTAAATACGTAGACATGAGGTATACTGGTCAATCATATGAAATTACTATCGAACATGGTAGCAAAGACGCTGAAGAATTTAAGCTTGAATATAAGAGAAGATACGGATATTCATCTGATGATCCGATAGAGATAGTTAACGCTAGAGTGTCAGGTAAGGTGCAGATGCCAAAGATCCGTATTGTAAAACATGAAGCCGCAAATACCAAACCGCAAAACAATGTGAGGAAGGTCTGGTTTAATGGCACTTTTATTGACACACCAGTATACACGTGGAATACTATTCAGCCTTATTATTCGGATAAGGGTCCTGCAATAATTGAAGGATATGATTCTACTGCTGTTGTGAATCCCGGATGGAGATGGTCTACCGATGAGTACCTTAATTTAAGGATGGTGAGGAAGTGA